The Musa acuminata AAA Group cultivar baxijiao chromosome BXJ3-6, Cavendish_Baxijiao_AAA, whole genome shotgun sequence region TCGCTTATGTCTTAGTTGTTAGGACCAGAACTTTTTCATCGAAAAAGACTTTTTGGTTGTTGCTATATGATTTATATATTTCTTGTAATACTCAATATGATAAATTCCTAAACACTTTTCTTTTTTGCAGGTTAGTAAGAGCTGCTCATAAGAAGGGGGCAAACATTGTTCTCATTCAGGTACACAATCTCACATATTTCGCTTATAGTTGGTGGTCGAAATAGTCGGTGATTGAACACCGAGACAGCCTCCTATCTTATCAAAATTATTTAGACAAAATGTGTAATCATGTGCGTGGAGCTTAGTGACtgttttggtgtgattgcttaattTTCATTCTAATGACATTCTAGCTCAACTCTAAGGTGGATGATTTATTACAACTCTTGATGTGTAAAGTTGTTGCTCATTCCATCTTAAGGGATTTATTTTTTCACTAATTCAACTATGAAAGAAAAATCTTTCTTGTACTGAGGATGCTAGGCATAAAGCACTCATTGGTAATTATAATAACTATACGGTGTTATGCCCTTCTGTTTTGATGAGTGTTATCTTCACTGCTACACTTTCATGCTTTGTTCAAGAAACAATGAAAAATCACTTATTGGGATGCACATATACTACAGGATGAGCCAAAAAATATATCTGACATGCCTCATTGTGTTCCTCAGAATTGTCCAATAAGTTAATAAAGTAAGAATTCTCACTAAAATTATTAATTGGAGGGTGAAGCCTCCCTTTTTAGAATTATATTCTCTACTTACCTGCACAGTTATGCTTCCCATGATACTCACTGATTCTAGAAGAGTCATAATTCATTTGATGTGCCCATGAGAGAGAttctagcatatatatatatatactgctgaCTTTCACATTTACAGCAGCACTTACTACAGTATTTTCTGTGTTTGTTAAGGTTCCTACAGGTGGTTTGTATCTAATTTGGTTTTCTTCTACCCGGTTACATTTTTCAGGAACTATTTGAGGGTTATTATTTCTGTCAAGCCCAACGAGCAGATTTCTTTCAACATGCTAAGCCATACAAAGAGCATCCTACAATTTTAAGGTGACCGCAAACTCTATCAGGAAACTCAAGCCTCTTGCATTGACATGTGGACAAATGAAAAGAATTGCAATATAATATTTTGCAGGATGCAGAAACTTGCTAAGGAGTTAGGTGTTGTAATACCTGTGAGTTTCTTTGAAGAGGCAAATAATGCTCATTATAATTCAGTAGCAATTATTGATGCAGATGGGACGGACCTTGGTTTATACAGGAAATCACATATTCCAGATGGACCAGGCATGAATTATCTTATTGatgaatttttaatttttgacttgagaataatgaatttttaataaataattatcaatatcactaTATTGGACCAACCTACTTTTCATCTTTTCTTAATaatgaatttttaatttttgtttaggcTACCAAGAAAAATTTTATTTCAACCCAGGAGACACTGGCTTCAAGGTATGACATAAGTTCTTAGGTTTGTGCAAAAAAAATTTGTTGGATGTTAGCAAATGTGATGCATAATTTCTCTGTGTAACTCGTATGGATACTTGACAAATTGACCTTTTCTTTGGTGTGTCTGGAATTAGGTATTCACAACCAAGTTTGCAAGGATTGGAGTTGGTAAGTAAATTGCTCATCAATAACCACAAGTGGTTTGTGTTGTTGGATATGCATATCTTTGCATCTTTGTGTCAAGCATGATAGTTGTTACATTAGCTAGCCTGACAAATGTTTCTCAAGTGTCCTCAATTTAGAGAATTCATTCCTTGTCTTGGCAGCAATTTGCTGGGATCAGTGGTTTCCTGAAGCTGCTAGAGCTATGGCACTTCAGGGAGCTGAAATATTATTTTACCCTACTGCTATCGGATCAGAACCCCAAGATGAAGGGCTTGACTCTCGTGAACACTGGAAACGAGTAATGCAAGGACATGCTGGTGCTAATTTGGTAACATGATATCATAGATCTTGATTGACTTTTTAATAGGAACTTCAATGCAGAATCATCAGAGATATTTTTCCTCTGCTAGTCATTACCGTAATGTAATTTTGATGATGCAGGTCCCACTTGTAGCTTCTAACCGAATCGGAAAGGAGACGATCGAAACAGAACATGGAAACAGCACGATCACATTTTATGGCAATTCTTTCATAGCAGGTACCAAGCCTACTAGATgctctcttgagtgttaagcctTTTCATGCTAATGGTATGATGTTTTGTTGTCACAGCACTAAACATAATGATTGTTGTGAAAACAGGACCAACTGGAGAACTGGTGGCACTTGCAAATGACAAGGATGAGGAGATTTTGGTTGCAGAGTTTGACTTGGATAAAATTAAAGCTCAGAGGCTCAGCTGGGGGATTTTTCGAGATCGGCGTCCAGACCTGTACAAGGTATTGTTAACCCTCGATGGTGCCAAATGATATCCATGACTAGAAGATTTTCCAAATCGAGTTTTCCGTGGATTGCTTGTTACAGAGGTTAATGTATCACTGCCATAAATCCTCATTACAAAAATGACCAAGTCATGTGTTGTATCAAATACTTCTCATTCAACTCACTTCTCTTGCTTGTGCTTAGAGATCTAATAATCAACGATGATATattgggaatattgataaggacTTCAAAGCATGATTTGTCTTACTAGTCCGTATCAAGATACCGATCGATTATTGGTATCGACACATGATATAGTGGGATGTATCGACAGACCAGTATATATCGTCCATATCGGTCTTATATTGGATCGGTATATATCATCCATACTGAATGGTATGTTGTAGTATGATGAAACTTGCTTTGAATTCATCAATAATGTTagatttaacatttttattctttttctttcaccGGACTGGTGACTGtctttttagttcatttttgagCCAAGTACCCCCATCTTTTTCCTTGCTTTTTGCTTGTGTGCTATTTATTTCATCCTCAAATGCACTTTGTTGGCTTCCCTGTTCTATTACCTATCTCTACATTGTGTCTTGGGTTATATGAAGTATTGAACCTAATCAATATGCTCTTCTTGTCGTCCCTGCCATATTACCTATCTCTACGTTGGGTCTTCAGTAATGAAGTATTTAACCTAATCAAAAGTAGGACATGTTTGCTTTCCAGACTGCATAATCTTCTTACATTTGCAATGTGTTTGAACCGAGGATTTTATTTTACTGGCATTCTCAACACTAAATCCATTGCAACCTGACATTTGTTAGTCTCCTGTCATTTGATACCGGAAACACTACACAGAAAGGAACATATGAGCTTAGCATGAGGGAGAAGACCAAACACTTATAACTGTTTCACCCCCTTTCTGACCAAATCGCACAAGATTTATGAACGTTTAGAACAAAGTAATCTTTCAATGGGGCGAAGAAACCCAGAACTCATATCAACCTATAGTGTCATAGGAGCATCAGAATTCTCATAACAAGTGACTAATCCCTTTTTCCTTTGCCAGAGTGGGTCTCCTCTGTTCTCTCCCCTCCCTCTACtaatttatcttcttcttctttttgttgctcGGCCACGTCTTTATTATTTGGATGGGCTAACTGCAGCAAAAGCCGGCCATTTTCCCTGGTGGCTTGCAAGCATGTGGGCAGTTTGATCTTTTTGAGGACAAGCCTTCCGTCTTCCTTGAACGATTTAAGGTAGACCCAGGGCTTCACCCCTCCTCTCCCAATGGTAGATATCGGTGGCGGGAATCCTTCTCTGCTTGTGAACCCTATATCTGAATGGCTTCTCGTGTACAGTTTCTGCCCATTATGCGTGCGTGATCGTGTCACCATCTCCCTATTCTGCTTCTTCCATCTCCGACTTCCTTTGCTGGCCTCCTCGACATCACGCGACATCCCAACGCCGTCTCCCTCGGCGCGGAGGGCCTCGGAGATCTTAGCAGACAGGCCATCATCGTCTCCGGGTCGTCCATGGTTGCCATCATGGGGCGACGAAGTCCAAGGAAGCAGGCTGGCGGTGGACGGTCGGGGTCTTTCTCCGAGTGGAATTTCGCCCAACAGCTTGATGGCGGGCGACATGGAGTCTGCGGATCTCATCCCATCCCATGACAAGGATCGCCTCAGCATCAGTCCTTGCGGCAATGGCTGTTCTAAGATCTGCCTCAGTTCAGCCCACGGATCCATTCGATGTCGTGTGGCCGAAGACAAAGAGGGGCAAGAAAAGAGAGGGTGGTGTCGATTAAAAAGGAAGGTTGGTAAAGGATTCTTCGATGACAACTTCTCACCCTGGCAACGGCCTTGCACGTCCCCTCGATCCTCTATAATTTaggaaaaatataaattaagaatAATATGCCTTTTCCACGTCATTCTGATCTATCGAAAACAtaattattctctctctctctctctcgatcgacATTTGCTTAGTGTTAGAATCTGCAGCTTAGATAGAACTTATTCTTGGAATATATTCTTACCAAGCTTGCTTCTCATTCACTTGAGAAGGACGAGTGGAATATATGTTAATTCAAATACTATTCATACAAACGATCAAACACCACTCGGATAACACTCCTCTTCACCAGCCACTTTCGATCGAGATACATTGTGAGAGGCGGCTACTAATAATATAAATCATGTAAGAGCAGCAACAGCGAGAACGCAACAGCTGTGAGGATGACGGGGAGTGGTAAGCGGTAGCTGCTCGCATCGTTTCTGTTGCGGGGTTTATCGTTCCTCGGGTGATCTGCCGCGCCTTGAAGATTCGGAGTCGCTGATCCATAGCCCGAACCGGAACTGGTGCTGCTGTCCGTGTTCCCACCGTCGGTGCCGCCCGTCGAACTGCCGTGCCCTCCGCCTCGGCCGCCGGATGACGCGCCACCTGTCACTTTttctactgctgctgctgttgtgttGGTCGCTGCAGCTGCTTCCTGTATGCGTGCTGGAAAAGCATTGTGGTTGCGCCAAAGCAATCGTGCCAAAAAGAAATAGGAGACAAAGGGAGGCGAATACCTAATCCCCTGGTGTCGAGTGAGTGCACCATacgtaggaggaggaggaagaagaagagcaggAGGAGTTGATTAGATCTCTTCATGTCTGCCACCACCCGAAGCCAAACAcagttcatctctctctctcttcccccctCTAATACCCCAAGAAGGCATAAAAGATGACGACCGCAGAAGGTTCCTCCTCCCACTGCGAGCTTCCTTTTCACCAATTGGGGGTGGGGCTCAGCCAATCATCCCACTCCACGTGGAATATTCCTCCGTCCGAAAAGATGCCCGTTTTGGTCCTCCCAACATAACAATTCTCGCGCATGCCACGACATGTGGGGTCGTTGCTGAGATCCTTTGTGTGGGAAAGCGCCGCTCGGCACCAACGACGACGAGGGCAACCGCCTTGCATGCACCAATCAACTCACGACCCCAGAAGCGGCGCGACGAGCATCTTCGTCTTGCGGGCATGCCGACCCCTGAGTCGTGGCTTGAAGCGTCAAGACGCGGAGATCGGTGAGGAGCGTGTAACGTCTCCAACTGCTCCTCGTACCGGCAGGCAACGGCATGTGCGAGTTCAAACAGTGGGCCTCGTCCCTCATCTCTCCCAAACACACTTGTTCGTTAGCCCAACGTCATGCTCGAGGCCACAGGAAGAGGACGAAGGGAAGGCTCTCGTCTCCGGTGTGCGTGGAGGGGATGGATGTGCAGTACTCGTGCGTGGTAGCGCCTCACATGTTTGTGCCAGAAAGAGGACGGCAACAAAATGTAACGCCAAGTCAAGTCAACTTAATTAATACTTAATTAATTACTTAGCCATTGTAAACATTTAATTAGAATGAAAGATAAATCTTAAGCTATTTATTAGAAGCATTAATTGGGCATGAATTCTGTATCGTAGAGAGAGTTTATAATATTAAGTAGTCTAAAAGTGTGTAAGTATATCATAACATTAAAAAAGTGTGTTTAATGCTAACACTTGTAGCATCGGAATGAGTCAAATGGTTAGCAAACCACAAGGAATTGGCAATCGTCGATAGAATTTGATGTACTGGTCCAGATTTATTGGAATTGACGTAAGCTAGTCTAAATTCAGGTGCCAAATTAAGATTCTACAAAAAGACACATAACAGGCAAACAATTCTCCTAATAATGCTAAGGAGTTGAGGAATTCTACATTTGCAGCTGTAAGAGACAGGCATTCCTCCTGGAGAAGATAGGCTCGGTCTTTGTTCTCATCACTCTTTAAGCTCATACTATCTGAATTCCACATCACTTGCACCACCACGACTAGTGTTTGCTTTTCCCAACAACCAAATCCTGCAACGTATGTAGACGTCCGAGTTCCTGAAGGTGGATCTGCAAGCATCCAAGTGCAAAAAGGAAACCCAGAGAGAGATGACCACTGTCCCGCCGGGGTATCGTTTCTACCCAACCGAAGAAGAATTGATTGGCTTCTATCTCCAGAACAAGCTGGAGAACAGAAGAGAGGACATGGAGCAGGTCATTCCTGTGGCTGATATGTATTGTTTCGATCCATGGCAGCTTCCTCGTgagcacatctctctctctctctctctctctctctctctctgtctctctctttcgTTTACATGTAGCTCCGTTCTAAGAACGGCTCGATCGGTCGTCGTTGACATATACGGATACGAACAGCGATGTCAGGAGAGCCGTGCAGAGGAGACGGAGAGCAATGGTTCTTCTTCTGTCCGAGGCAGGAGCGAGAGGCGCGGGGAGGGCGGCCGACGCGCACCACGCCGTCGGGATACTGGAAGGCGACGGGGTCCCCGAGCCTCGTGTACTCGTCCGCCAACCGAGTCATGGGCGTGAAGAGGACCatggtgttccaccaagggagagCTCCCGTGGGAACCAAGACTAAGTGGAAGATGAACGAGTATAGAGCGGTGGAGGAAGGTGGGAGCAGCATTATTGCAAGTTTGGCTCCACAGGTACTTGTCACGTAGCACACACTAAGCATCTGCATATATCCTTCTCTTACGCTTCTTTCGCAGCCTCGCAGCGAGTATAGCTTGTGTCGCGTGTACACCAAATCAGGGTGCATAAGATCATTCGATCGacgtccttcttcttcttcttcttcttctgctgctgctgctgctgcaactaATATCGATGCACAAAGAACGCCCGAGGTGCTGCCATCTCTTTGTGTTCCTGCTTCAGCAAACAGGCCTCCATCTTATGGCGATAGCTCTCGCCGTTCCGAGGGTCAACGAGGAGAGGATGACCTGTGGTTGATCACCGACGACGAATGCTACTCGTTGCAGGACTGGTTCTGAAGATTCACAGCTAAATGTTCTTCATGAATCATAGCACTGTGGATTAAGCAGCCTTAGCTTACTTTATTTAGAATATTAATatccaagaagagagagagagagacgagcaACACTGTGGGGAGACAGCGACTTCACCTGGCTTTAACACTTATTTTCTATTGGATTATCAGAAGAAACTTTTTCTCATCGTAGTTTTCAGTTGAATTCAACAACCACTCTTCGAGTgtttggaggaggaagagaatcTACCACCAAATTACACTGCATATCAAGCATTATTATACATCTGGTGCTTGTGAGGTAAACTCAGGTTAACCTTTCAAATCCGACATATATGAGATTGCCTGTGTGATAGGGCAAATAATTTATCTGACGGAAGTCACATTGAGGGTTGGAAATTTTATCTATTATTAGTCAAGAATTCAAATCCTCATCCCATAAACTTTCTACTAATGTTTTCACAAAATTTAGATTATTTCTAAATAGTATGTTTCACaatgaagcaaaataaaaaatcttgattaatTAAGCCAATCAATTTGATCTTCATTAGGGTTGTGAagggttttcattttttttattcatactttttatataacaatggatatatatgtatacatatatctatatacatgtatatacatgtatgtgtatatgtttatgtatatgtatacatataagaaTAAGAATACAGATACATACCATCAAACTAAATGTTTGAAACGtatgaaatattatattttgtCACATCACATCACTCCAAAATAATTTGATTCTAAATGTCTCCAACGAAAGTGAGATCTTACTATATTTTCCTCCTATTGCAATGGATATTTTGTGCTACTTGTGGACTCGGTTGTTGGTGGTGAAGGATATGGTGTGAATGTGGTCTCAATTTGGTTGGGAGCATCCAACGGGTAGAAGGAAGTGTTGTCAATGTCAAGCCCTTCCTCTTGCGAGGAAAACTGCATTCCCTGATGATTACGATCTTTCCTGTAAAAGCTTATCGGTGGCGCTGTTTTAAGGGTGTATTTAGAAATATATTTGAAATATGAGAGGAAAACTCAATGCACTGATGATTACGATCTTGTTTTAAGGGTGTACTTAGAAATATATATTGATGGTTCGATACATATTTTAAATGTGAATTATTATTTGAAAATATTTAAATGTTGATATTACCTCATTATAGCATtaacatctcagaatttatgagcTTGCACGAGTGTTTCGGCTAATCTATCATATTTATTGGTACAATATTGATCGATTAATTTTTATCCTTGTAGTTTAATTAATTTGTTTCCTTTTGTGGGtacatctaccaaccctttccgaGCAAAATTATCTATTCCAGTTAAATCTAATAAGTACCTTATATTAATTAGAATTGAGTAGTTTTAGGGTTTGaatatataattcttttattTATCACTATGTGTATTATTTAGGTAAAATGTTATAATTTATTATCATTTAGGTAAAATGTTATAATACCATGGCTTCTACACCTAATTTATAACCAAGGAGCTTCTTTGGACATTCATCGATTGGAGCTAAAAATCCAAAATTACAAATACAAGATGATAATAATGCTTGATATTATTCGAAAAACTAAAAGAGAATCATTTACATGAAGCAAAACCATAAATGTACTCCTATTAATATGAAGTATAATGAATTATCGATTTGAATCAAAATCATTTGAGAGATCACACGATGGATTCAGATGAAAACAACTAAATTTGTGCtagtaagaaaaataaaatgatgttAGATATTGTTTGCGAGTAATTTCATATTGCTATAGATTAAAAGATGTTAGATATCGTAACTTTAACTAAATTGACTTAGACTACCCTCTACAATTAATTTATTGGTTGCCGAATG contains the following coding sequences:
- the LOC103988499 gene encoding N-carbamoylputrescine amidase, coding for MVVVAALQFACSDSVSENVDTAERLVRAAHKKGANIVLIQELFEGYYFCQAQRADFFQHAKPYKEHPTILRMQKLAKELGVVIPVSFFEEANNAHYNSVAIIDADGTDLGLYRKSHIPDGPGYQEKFYFNPGDTGFKVFTTKFARIGVAICWDQWFPEAARAMALQGAEILFYPTAIGSEPQDEGLDSREHWKRVMQGHAGANLVPLVASNRIGKETIETEHGNSTITFYGNSFIAGPTGELVALANDKDEEILVAEFDLDKIKAQRLSWGIFRDRRPDLYKVLLTLDGAK
- the LOC103988601 gene encoding NAC domain-containing protein 90-like, which encodes MTTVPPGYRFYPTEEELIGFYLQNKLENRREDMEQVIPVADMYCFDPWQLPPMSGEPCRGDGEQWFFFCPRQEREARGGRPTRTTPSGYWKATGSPSLVYSSANRVMGVKRTMVFHQGRAPVGTKTKWKMNEYRAVEEGGSSIIASLAPQPRSEYSLCRVYTKSGCIRSFDRRPSSSSSSSAAAAAATNIDAQRTPEVLPSLCVPASANRPPSYGDSSRRSEGQRGEDDLWLITDDECYSLQDWF